The Gopherus flavomarginatus isolate rGopFla2 chromosome 4, rGopFla2.mat.asm, whole genome shotgun sequence genomic interval TAATGCTATTAAAACATCATGCTATTAATGTTAATTCTATTATAACTATGAAATTAAAATTAGAAGTTCATTCATTTCCTGTGAGTTTAACTTCTAATTCCCTTTTCTTACTGCTTGAAATATTGACACTCCTGCActgttcccccccacacaccttcccaaAAAAGTACTCTGCAGCTAGTTTAACTAATGAAAGTACGTCAGTTACTGATCACTTTATGTTCCATAAGCATTTGATTAAGTGCCTGATTAAAAGTGTATCACCATAAGGCGAAATGCATCAACACAGTCTAGTTCCATTGTgtttaaatgtaaatgaaaaatttttaaattaaatacatggcatGATGGTAAACATAGGGGAAAATAAACTTAAGTGCATCTGCCCAGTTCCCATCAGTTCTGCCCTGTTGCCTCCCTGCATCTGCCCAGCccggtggttctcaacctatttaacaTTGTGGGTTGCGTATGTACCTCTCTGttttatgtgggccacatccacacaatatatatactacctgtatggccctaagGATGTCACATAGGCCACAGTTGTGCGCCGATTGGgccatgggttgagaaccactggcccagCCCATCCTGCTTCCAGCCTCACTTCTCCTACTGGGTTCTTCACCCCCTAATCCCAGTccaaggggaggggggctgcggTGGTATCCCTCTACCTCCCCCTTCTAGGCAACTCCAGGGGTCCGTCATcccctgcttccctggctgggtgtgaaagggagggaggagccaTCCCTGCTTATAGCAGGGAGGGGGTAAAAAGGAGTGGAGCTATCTTGAGCTGCAAAGTTCTTTCTgcacccttctcccccacccttctTGTAAGCAGGAatagctccccccacccaccccttcctGTGAGAATAGGTTGGGTTCCTGAGAGGTGGGGGAGTGAGCACCACTGTTTCCCGAGGAGCTCTAATTGGCTGCTTTTGAAGGTATGAAGGAACAGCTAATGCCCAGCAGCGGGCCAAACAGAAGTCCCTGGTGGCAGAATCTAGCCTGCGGGCTGCCAATTGAAGAACAGTGCCATAGAGTCagtcgttctctctctctctggctcaatAGATACAGCTCCAATGGGAGATCTTGAGAAAGACCTGTCTGAGAATAGCTAATACTCTGGTGGTTTGGGCAATCAGCTGGGATGTGGGCGACCCAGGTTTAgatccctgctctgaatcagggagAGCAGGAATTTGGGTGTTTTACATTCCAAGTGAGTGCCCTGATCATtgggctattggctattttggtagagtgttttttttttttttctgattttgacCATAAATTCCATCTGGGACCTGAAAAAACTTCCCAGTGAAAGTCTACGTTTCTGTGAAAAGTTCTGgctttgacaaatcagcattttccaacgaAAAAGTATCCTAAAAAAATTCCCATGCGGTTCTGGCATGCATGTCTTTAGATTTATGAATGTGAATAATCCTGTTGTTCAATGAAACTACTCATGTGCATGAAATTAAGTATGTGAGTGTTTTCAGGATAGGAGCCTTACTCTGTATTCCCAAAAATGTTGAAACTCCCGGCTTTATACTGTACTTTTTCCTTAACAGATTATATTCATGCTTTATGTAGTTGTGGTATCTCTAATCCAGTCAATAGTTTATATGACATTTTTTTCAGAGGTATGGAGTCACCTGGTTGGCCCCACTTTAAACTTTCTAAATCCAACCTTTTATGAAACTTGTAATATCAGTAGAATGTTTACAGCATTTTTCTGAAAAGCaaagagtttttaaaacaaatgaatatTGCTCTTCAGTTTTGAAACTACTGAAAATGTGAAACCAAAGTTCAACAACCAACATTGGTTTTCATTGTCCAATGCTAAAAGTAAAGAAAGGACATAAATAGTCAAGTTggagtttaaaaattctttcataCTTAATGTCAAGGAGCTATCAGTAACATAGATAAAAAGTAAAATTGTCTGTGGTATGATTTTTTTactttataatatttttttaaaaatgaggataTCATATTCCCAACTTTACATGTCATCTGATAAATAAACGAAGGTTTCCAAAtctattttcatatttaaatttccgcccccccccccccaagatgagTGGTCACCTCGGTCCCAGATATACTTGCATGAATACACTCCTAGGACTTGTTCCAACATATCCAATCTTTTTGCACTTCAGGCAGGGTTATAGCTTCTGAGTTTGACATGTTTTATGGGGTGAAATGGACACAGTAACAAGTattttatatttggtgttgctATTTCCTGTCTGTTTGCAAATTCAGTTCAGTTTATTCTCAGCCAGTCACCAAATCCTACTCCTTTGTATATTTCACATATTAAATCATTAGGTCAACTCACTTTTTGGGGGTTTTCAGTATTTTATGGGTGTAGAAAAATATAAGATTAccaaaaaaatgaattttttttcttcttccaaagGTGAAAAACAAAGCGCCAGCAGAAGTACAGATCACAGCAGAACAGCTGTTAAGAGAAGCAAAGGAGAGAGAACTTGAACTTCTTCCACCACCTCCGCAACAAAAGATCACAGATGAAGAGGAGCTAAACGACTACAAGCTTCGAAAACGGAAGGTAAGCGCACAAGCGACTGGATGCTCCTGTACAGCACTAAGAAGCTAGCATATTTGTAAACTTTACTAAACGTTTTCATTCATTCTTCATTAACTTCAAAGAGAGAAAATAGATATTCTGTGCTTTTACGGTAAAATCACAAATAGCTGTTTAAGGGTACTTAACCCGTTCCCTTTAAACAATTAAATGCAGTTTTTTAGAATTTGGATTTAGTAGCAAATTAACAGTATAACTTATTATAATTTTGTATTGGAAACTGTATGTATACTGTTAACAAGTCTATTCATATGTGCTAGAATCTGGAGAGGTGGGCTAtagaaaaagggaagaagagtAAAAATCAGCCAGCAGGAGGGAATAGGAATGTGCTGGCCGCaacttcccgcagctcccgttggccggaCACAGTgagctgcagccactgggagctgcagggggccgtgcctgtggatggtcaatgtaaacaaaatgtctcgcagcctgccaatggattaccctgatgagctGCTTGGCAAAAGGGCCGTGTCAACCCCTGGTGTCTAGTGTCTGAATGCTTACTGAAGCTAGTCTCCAAAGGGATGTGAATTTAGAGCCCCTGAATGAGGattagggccctgttgtgctgagGGCTGTACAAAGGGTTATCTCCATTCATATCCATCTGTTAGATAGGAACGATACTGTGATGTTTGTTGGACATAGGTTGGGGGCAACCTCTAACGCTGAATGTGCTATCTCTGCTGCATCAAAGTTGTGGAAATGCTTCATTATGGAACTGAAAACTTGCCTCCTGGCATTTGGACACACAAATAAGAGTCATAATATACTTAGTCAAGAAGAGGCAGAGTTCCTAGGCATCTCTCATGGCCTATAAACTCTAGTAAAGTATGTGCATGTTATAGATGTTTGGACCATTGGGAAGTATGAAGTGCTGGCATGTCTGATATCAGATACTTCCATCAAGTGATCAGTTTATAGCCACAAAAGAATGCATGTGGCATGTTCAAATTAATATATTGTCAGTGTTGTGTGCAAAAATTGAGCCCCATAACTTCAATTAATGTTACTATTAAAATATCCAAACAAAGGGTTTTTTATAAGAATTTTGAATGCTGTTACAATTGTTAGTCCATTGGTGTTACAGATGGATACGGGCTTACAGCTCTCCTATGATCTACACTTATCACAACTCCGGCTACATTTCTAACTGCTCAAGTACATAACTTAGGAAACCCCttattcattttgatttcaaagttaagtattgtaacttctgtttaaACTAATTGTAATACGTTTGGGATTTTTAGTCCAATCTATTGATATCTTGTTTTTGAGTTACCAGTACATCACTCTTGGTTTATAATAGGATCTTTCTGCATAGAGaaacattttactttttaaaaaataaattatgacTTTCTTCTTAGACCTTTGAAGATAATATAAGAAAAAACAGGACTGTTATCAGTAACTGGATAAAGTACGCACAATGGGAGGAAAGCCTAAAAGAAATACAAAGGTAATTATGAAGATGGGCATCTCTCATACATGCCTTCAAGAATATGTGCAACTAATATTGTCAGAGTTCTTGAACTGCATCATACATGCATTTACTTCAACAATAGTTTTTGCTTTCCAGAGCTCGTTCCATCTACGAGCGTGCTTTAGACGTGGACTACAGAAATGTCACCCTCTGGCTGAAGTATGCAGAAATGGAAATGAAGAACCGCCAGGTTAACCATGCCCGCAATATCTGGGATCGAGCCATCACTACCCTCCCCAGGGTCAACCAGTTCTGGTGAGTTTTCAGATAGTAGAACTCGCTATTTCACctctaataataaaaacaattgaTCTTTCActtagtgaaaaagaaaaatgtctgcATATGCAAATACAGTCTTCAACATCTCCGGTGTTTGAGTTTTCTTTTTCTCAGATTCTGCaagctaatattaaaaaaaaggctCACATTACTGGAAAGtccattcctccccacccccttttggAGTGTAATCTCACCAGGATAGGGGTTTGGCATAACGGGGCCTCTGGACAATTCTGTGATGCAAATAATGAATACCACCAAAAGAGTTACCTATAGATAATACTTGTTTTAAGTACATTTCTAAATGGTTTTGTCAATGATAGCTCTTTTGCCGTTTTAAAGGTACAAGTACACTTACATGGAAGAGATGTTGGGGAACGTTGCTGGAGCACGTCAGGTGTTTGAACGCTGGATGGAGTGGCAACCGGAAGAACAAGCTTGGCATTCCTATATTAACTTTGAGCTGAGATACAAGGAGGTGGAGAGGGCACGCACTATTTATGAGAGATATATCCTTTTTACAACAGTGTGTCTTGCACTGACATTTAGATCCACGTTTTACATTTCATCCTTATCCATCTTAAATGCCCATGAATTTGTATGTGACTTTTCTCCACTTCAGTTGTATTGTGAGCAACAAACATTGCTGATACCTAGGAGTACACGTGGATGGGAATTTTAATTTACCACAGTGAAATTCAATTAAATGAGTATAAATGTCCTGGAAGAGCTTGTAATTTAACTGTGCCACAAGAGGTGTATATTTTTGGCTTGAAAGATGCTGACAGTTTAAGCACTgtaaccaacaacaacaaaaaccaacacacacaaaaacagtaAACGTTACAAAGCACTGCAGTAAAATGTGGTGGGTCACACATATGAGAGCTTTGgaaatttgcatttaaaaattgCTATGAGGTAGAGGGTCACTTCTTTCTTCTTAGATATTTGCCCCTCCTTTCTGCCAGAGCTACTAagtttttcctcctcttctcatctaatatttttccctttttttattcactatttttccttcctaaaaacTATAAGGCCTGAGTCTGAAACGCCCTCTGTGTGGAACACCCCTTAACCCTCTTCTTCTACCACTTGGACATGTTCTTTGCCTGGTTCATCTTTAACTATTGTTCTCGCATGATCCATGGTCATGTGGTCCCTGGGAAGAATGGAATTTGAAGTGGAGAACTGTTACCATTTCCTTAACATTTCTATACTTGTCATTGTGCATCCTGATGTTAAGAATTGGATCAAGTATGCCCGCTTTGAAGAGAAACACAGTTACTTTGCCCATGCAAGAAAAGTATATGAGAGAGCAGTGGAGTTCTTTGGAGAAGAACATATGAATGAGCATTTATTTGTGGCTTTTGCAAAATTTGAGGAGAACCAAAAAGAAGTAAGGACTTGCTAAAGTGTATTGAACTAATATAAAGTGAAAGTTGTGCTCTGCGCCATTTAGAATTCTCTTTGGCTGTAGTTTCTTGGCATCTTGACTGAGTTCATAGTACTCGTGTGCAGAATGTAGTAACAAGGAGACTtggttttgtttatatttgcCTTTTGGTGATATCAAGGGAAACTTATTCTCTTCTTGTTAACTTGAGCAAGATACTATTGCTTGCCATCAGGAAACTTGGGCCCTGATCTGGCAAACACTTACGCACATGAACTAATGGGATTAACTCAGTGGCAATGCTCACATGGGTAAGTTTCTGCAGGATCATGGCTAGAGCCCTGCAGATTTGCGGATATCTGCAGACTATGTTTGTggattggatgcagatacaaattttgtaatCACACGGGGCTCTACTCATGGCCTAAATTTGTCTTTTTACCCAATATATGAGAAACTTGCAGGGATAAACGTGTCCCAGCTGGAGCATTAGTGACGCCACACTAAAAACATCCTAAAAAGTTAAAACGTAACTTAAAAAAATCCACCCACTTAAGAATTAACCCGAAACTTTAAACAAGAGAAGAGAGCATGTGGGGTCCAACACAGGGGAAAAATAGGACTCAAAATTGTTATTTTATATATGTTATAAGCTGGATCTTCAACTGGTGTATCAGCATGGTTCCACTATCATCATGGAGCTACACTCGCTGactccagctgagggtctggctcagTACCTACTTTTCTGCACAGATTTGCCTACAGTACCATGCTTCCTCATCTAACTCTGAACAACGTTTTCTAATTCTGGTATACACCAAACACTGCCCCTTGTAGAGCTTTTGTGACAAGCTAGGATGCTAGGGAGCCTAAAGAACCCTGTGATACACTGGGTCTCATTGCTCTTGGTTTAAATGTCCTTGTcggatttattttttataaagcgTGGATTCAGTCTAAAAGTATCAACTGGAGAGAAGTTTCATTAGGAAAAGAGTTACTTAGAGCCAAACATCTTGGTGTACAATTTTCCCTTGTTGATTTGATATCTTTTAGATTCCTTCTGTGTGAACCCTGCTTGCCATAGAACATTTCCCCAAAGCATCATGTACTTGCACCCTTTTATCTCCTACCAATGATCCTTGCTTTGTTTGTCTGATTTCCAGCCCCTTAGATGTTACCATGCAGATGCTTGTTGTAGGTTCTTATTTGTGGCACAAGGCAGGGATTGTGGCttattttgttgctgttttttaacATGGTCATATCATGATTGTTGACTTATCAGCAATATGAAAAACAAGTTTTGCATGTTACTATTAATTAACCTGATTGGCCTCTAGATGCTCCCACCATTTTatgacctcattgtgctaggtgctctacAAACAAAGTCCTGGCCCTAGAAAGTATCTTGATATGTTTTTAAGGCTTATACAATTACTGTGCAGCAAAGTAGTCCAGAGTATGTTTCTGCTGTATTCCccatttcattttctctttgtagtaacccactgaggcacctgcatCTCTGCTTTCCTGTATATTAGGTAAAAggcttttttctctcttcctctccttgggcctgctcctgctcccacttaaattagtggcaaaactcccagttacttctgtggtgcaggatcagacctttgATGCCTATTCTTCAATATGCCAGTGGCTTTTGATTTTGCTCCTTTCTTTGATAGCAGTGccatgctttgcagtgtagaaggCAAGTGATATTTCAGCTTCATTGATGGTAGTAATACAATTATTTCAAGTTTTACTCCTCACAGAGTTCCTGAAAGAATGCATGTTAGCCCTGTGATAAAAAAGGCAAAACAGTTATATTTACATGTTGCTGTGTACTCAGTGAGAGATTGAAATGTCCTTTACCTTTAGCAAACTAATCTACTTCTAACTATGGATTACAGGGAATGGAAGAAAGGAGATGTTTTATAAAATGTATTACAAATCATTTTGATTTGTCATGTGTTAATGTTTTCAGTTTGAGAGGGTGAGAGTGATCTACAAATATGCCTTGGATAGAATTCCAAAACAGGAGGCCCAAGAACTCTTCAAAAATTACACCGTCTTTGAAAAGAAGTTTGGAGACAGAAGAGGCATTGAAGACATTATTGTAAGCAAAAGGAGATtccagtacgaagaggaagtgaAGGTACGTGTTGATCTAGAGGCTTATAGCTGTGTAAACACTTTCCAGTCTCCAGTGCTGAACAGGATTCTCAGGAGTCTAGTGGTATTGAGCACTGTTTTTAGAGGGCATGTGTGGGTCATGTGAAATCATTGCATTTTTAGTTTAATCATAACTTCTCTGCAAGTGATACAAGTTTCTCTGGAGCTCCTCATACTGCATTTAAAACATCTAGCTGTTGGATTTAATGGGAATTGGGTTACAGGGGGTACATGTCAGCTGAGTGGGATAGATTCAGTTCCACTACATGAACTACAGAAAGGGTAACAAAAACTAGCCTAATCTTGGgtttctttggggtttttttagaaCTGCATACTGGCTTTAAATATTTAATGTCTCTCAATGATGATTAAACCTAACAATTCTCTTTCCGTCTCATCTAGAAACTTAAACATTCTAGGTATTTATCAGCTTTGGGGTCTACAGCTTGATGATATCATGAGTGTTTTGACCCTTAACTTGATATATTCCAAAATTACCTGCTGGgatatgaattattttttttttctttatccaCCATGGTGTTGCAAGAAACTGATGCAACGGAGGGGTTATATTTTCAAATTTTTAAGTGGAAAGATTGAGGGAAGGAGTGAAATTAGTGCTTTGATTGTCTTTTCCACTTCTCTTAGTAATTAATATCGCATAGACTATGACACCTGCCTGACAACCCATTTAGTCAAATACAAATCAAAACCAGAATTTTGTTCCTTTGGAACATAGTTACCGTATTTGCAAATTGCACTGTTGCTGATAGTCAGTTATTAGATTTAAGTTAGGTTCATATACTTGTCCACAGACATTTACAAAACATCTTAGTTCTGTCTAACTGTGtttgggcggtggggggaaatCTGGCATGCCCACTTTCTATTAAATGTAACTGTTGAATTGCTGAAGCCATACAATGGTGACAATTCTTTCCCACTCTAGTTGTTCATTTTAACCCTCATGAATCTCTGAATAAAAGCCGCAAAAATGCCTAAATGACTTaaacatttgaacatttttaccTTTTCATTAATATTTCAGTGAATAATTTAGAAAAACATAGATGTACAAGTTTATAGATGTACACAGTTCTGCTTTAAACTATAGGGAGAGGAGCCTGTTATAATTGCATTAATGAAATGGTTTCCCCTCCCTTTCCGGAAGGCTAATCCCCACAATTACGATGCATGGTTTGATTACTTGCGGTTGGTTGAAAGTGATGCAGATCCTGATACCGTACGTGAAGTTTATGAAAGAGCCATTGCCAACGTTCCACCAATTCAAGAGAAAAGACATTGGAAAAGATACATATATCTCTGGATCAActatgcattgtatgaagaacTGGAGGCAAAGGTAAAAACATGAGTCTCCTCTTTTTCCACATCTGGCTGTGACATACTAAGTAAGATGCTGTCTGGTTCTGAGTTTCTAATTAAATAAGCAAAATGTATTGTCTCATTTAATTTGCAAAACTGAAGTGGGGTTTGACTTTCTAGGCAGAGGAGTTGTTTTTctctgaaaaattaaaatttctaCTTATAACAGACCTTTAAATTATATGCTTATCTCTGGTAATCTGCCATGAACTGAACAGTCATTTTGTGGAAGTATCCTGTGAAGTTGCTAATGGTACATCCTTCAACATTTTCCCCAATCCACACTGATAACCTATTGGTATAGAAAAGTAGAACCAAGCCACCTCAGGCTTAGCTAAATTACTCATGGCAGGTTGTTGTCTGAACTCACATATTGTGGTAGCATTTTCAAATTCAGTAAAACTACTCTTTAAAAATGACTCTTGCAGGGAATATCTGAAATCCTTCTTACTCTGGCCTCAGAGATTGAGTAAATAATATAAGTTACTAGTGGGAATAGAACCTCCTTTTCCATGTTTATAATCAGTCATTTTGTAGTTGCTTTAAAGTTTTGTTCAATATGATTACATAGCATCATAGCTATTCTTCTACAAAAACATTCCCACTATAAGGGTAAAAGGTCTGTAACCCTTACcataatactttggtctaaaaAGTGGTCTGTACTCTTGATCCTACCTTGAAGGGCCAGCTTTTTAGATTTGTGCACACAAATGGGTGGGCAAGttgtttgtggtttgtttttttttaaaggtagtttAGTTTGCACAGTTTTAAACATTTAGCCTTAAACGTACTCCTCCAAAAATTCCTTAGTTTCAGAATTTAGTTTGTTAAATCAGAATTTTATTAGAGCCATGCAATAATCTTTGTATTGAATAGAATATTTAACCCACTCCGCTTGTCCTTCCAGGATCCAGAACGAACTAGACAGGTATATCAAGCATGTGTGGAACTCATTCCCCACAAAAAGGTATGGCTTATCTAATGAGTCTAGTGCGAAACCCTGACTGGCTCAAAACACACTATTCAAAATCCTGAAGATTACTTACCTCTGTACTGCCCAGGTCTACATGTTCCTCCCTGGTAACAAGAGATCATTTGGACTGTTCCCTTCTCAGTCAGCAGGGGATGCAGGGTTCATAGACCCACAGAAGAATCACCAGCATAGACATTAGTCTTTGTTCTGGAATATGAATGAGAGGGTTACTCTGGATTTTGATTAagttagatcaggggttggcaacctttcagaagtggtgtgctgagtcttcatttatttactctgatttaaggtttcgtgtgccagtaatacattttaacatttctatgagtctataatatataactgaactattgttgtatgtaaagtaaataaggtttttgaaatgtttaagaagcttcatttaaaattaaattaaaatgcagagccccccagactggtggccaggacccaggcagtgtgagtgccactgaaaatcagtttgcatgccacctttggcacgcgtgccaggttgcctacccctgcattagatATACAAACACTGCTTTCTCCTTCTCTTTGTTTTTGCCTCTTATGAAATTGATTCTAGtcccttatttaaaaaagaaatatttaatcaGTAAATAGTGCCTATGTAGGC includes:
- the CRNKL1 gene encoding crooked neck-like protein 1, whose amino-acid sequence is MASTAAGKQRIPKVAKVKNKAPAEVQITAEQLLREAKERELELLPPPPQQKITDEEELNDYKLRKRKTFEDNIRKNRTVISNWIKYAQWEESLKEIQRARSIYERALDVDYRNVTLWLKYAEMEMKNRQVNHARNIWDRAITTLPRVNQFWYKYTYMEEMLGNVAGARQVFERWMEWQPEEQAWHSYINFELRYKEVERARTIYERFVIVHPDVKNWIKYARFEEKHSYFAHARKVYERAVEFFGEEHMNEHLFVAFAKFEENQKEFERVRVIYKYALDRIPKQEAQELFKNYTVFEKKFGDRRGIEDIIVSKRRFQYEEEVKANPHNYDAWFDYLRLVESDADPDTVREVYERAIANVPPIQEKRHWKRYIYLWINYALYEELEAKDPERTRQVYQACVELIPHKKFTFAKMWLLYAQFEIRQKNLPFARRALGTSIGKCPKNKLFKGYIELELQLREFDRCRKLYEKFLEFTPENCTSWIKFAELETILGDTDRARAIYELAIGQPRLDMPEVLWKSYIDFEIEQEEYEKTRNLYRRLLQRTQHVKVWISFAQFELSAGKEESLLRCRQVYEEANKTMRNCEEKEERLMLLESWRNFEEEFGTDCNKERVDKLMPDKVKKRRKLKAEDGSDAGWEEYYDYIFPEDAANQPNLKLLAMAKLWKKQQQENETEEMDPDKDIDESES